CAATCCACCAGTCCAGCAACCGGAAAAACAAAAACTTTGTGGCGATAAACTGTTCTGCTTTTAGCCATGACCTGTTGGAAAGCGAAATGTTCGGTCATATCAGTGGTGCTTTTACCGGTGCGACAAAAGACAAAAAAGGATTGTTTGAAGAAGCGAATAACGGTACCATCTTTTTAGATGAAATTGGCGAAATGCCACTGGACCTGCAGGCGAAATTACTCCGTGTTATCGAAAACGGCGAATTTATTAAAGTAGGCGAAAGCAAGGTCACCAAAGTCGACGTCCGCATTATTGCTGCTACCAACAGAGATCTGTTAAAAGAAATCGAAACCGGTCATTTCCGTCAGGACTTATATTACCGCCTGTCTGTTTTCCAGATACAGTTACCGTCTTTAAAAGAGCGCACTTCCGATATTGCATTGTTAGCCAGCCATTTTTTAGCCATTTTCAGTCTGAAAATGAATAAGAAAATAAAAACACTATCCGACGACTTTATCAGTCTTTTAAAACTGCACAACTGGCCGGGCAACATCCGCGAACTGAAAAACGTACTGGAACGCAGTGTTATCCTGGAAACCGGTGACACACTCACCCGCAGCAGCCTGCCCATAGAAATACAGCAATTACAGGAAGACGGTCAAACCGGAGCACTTCCGATACTTTCTGCTTTTTCGCTG
This region of Flavobacterium inviolabile genomic DNA includes:
- a CDS encoding sigma-54-dependent transcriptional regulator, with product MKKILIIDDEEKLRSLMARIVGLENFEVFQAGDCKTGLKKLEQNSIDIVLCDVKLPDGNGVELTRQIKEKYPHIEVILLTAYGNIPDGVQAIKNGAFDYIVKGDDNNKIIPLLHRAIEKSNLTRRVAQLEAQLETRFSFEGIIGTSKMLQQAIELAKKVAVTDTTVLLTGETGTGKEVFAQAIHQSSNRKNKNFVAINCSAFSHDLLESEMFGHISGAFTGATKDKKGLFEEANNGTIFLDEIGEMPLDLQAKLLRVIENGEFIKVGESKVTKVDVRIIAATNRDLLKEIETGHFRQDLYYRLSVFQIQLPSLKERTSDIALLASHFLAIFSLKMNKKIKTLSDDFISLLKLHNWPGNIRELKNVLERSVILETGDTLTRSSLPIEIQQLQEDGQTGALPILSAFSLASAEKIHIQKVLNYTNGNKTETARLLNIALTTLYRKLDEYKIS